TCGAACCGAGGAGTTTGACGCTGGTTGCGCGGGCGAGCGAAGGCAGCATGCGGGACGCGCTCAGCCTGTTTGATCAAGCCATCGCGCTCTGCGGCAAGACGGTCAACCATGACGACCTGGAGCAGTTGCTGGGCGCGGTTCCGGTAGAGTTGGTGCGTTCGTTCATCCAGGCGCTTGAACGGCGCGACAGTTTAGCCGCTGTAGAGGTCATTGCCGCGCTGCTGGAACAGGGGCAGGATCTTCGGGCCTTTTGCGCGGATGTGGTGGAATACCTGCGCAATCTGCTGGTGGCGTCGGTCGTGCCATCCGTGCAGGAGCTTCGGGGACTGGTGGAGGCGGCGGACGAGGAGTTGACGCTGTTGTTGGAGGAAGCGTCACGATTTTCCAGCGAGCGTCTGCAGCAGGTGTTTCAGGTGTTTTCACAGGCCGAAGACGGCCTGCGTCTGAGCATCCACCCTCGCTTTGCCTTGGAAGCCGCCGCGATCCGGGCGACCACAATGGCGGAGGCGACCGCACCCATTGCCGACAGTTCGATGCAAGCTCGGGTGGCGATGCCTCCACCTGGCAAGGTCGCTCCGTCTTCATCTCCGGCTCCTGTCCGGACAAAAACTCCGACCGGTCCAGCCGCAAACAGTCTGAACCAGGCGAAACCGCGCCCAACCGATCCGACCTCTGGCCGGGGAAACGACAGGAGCCGCTCAGGGCTTGCGAGGCCACTGAAGTCACCGGATGCCAGATCGGTCTCGCCCGAAGGTCTGGAAGGTCGGAGGGGAACAACGAAGGGGGATGAACCCTCGGTTGCGGACGCATCTGCGCTGTCTCCCAAGGGGGAGAGAAGTCAGCAGGAGCAAAGGTCTATTGGACCCCCGCAGGAGGCTCTGCCTGAGAGCCAACAACTGCCGCCCCTCGCATTGGAGTGGGAACACTTCGTCGAGTGCATGGCTGCCACCCATCCAAGTATTGCGTCGTTCCTGGAGCGAGGCCGGTTGGTGGAAATGGAACATGGCGAAATCGTGCTCGGCTATGCCAAAACGGAGACGGTGGCTCGGGCCATGATGGAGAAAGAGGACAATCTTCGCATCATGCGGTCGGTTGCCGAAGCACTCGCCGGCCGGCCGGTCACAGTCCGCATCGCCGAGCTGGCGGACGCCACTCCTGCGGGCCCCACGATGGCCGAGGCGCGGGCGGCGCGCCGACGGGAAGAAACCACGCTCCTCTTCGAGCGCACGCGCGCGCATCCGCTCGTGAAGGAGGCCCTTGCCCTGTTCGGGGCGGACGTGGTCGAAGTGAGACGACTCGGTGCCGAGAAGGAGGCCCAGGTATGAGCAAGAACCCGTTTGGCAACATGGCCAGCTTGATGAAGCAGGCGCAGGCGATGCAAGAGCAAATGACGAAGATCCAGGAGGAAGCGGCGTCCAAACAAGTCACCGGGACGGCCGGCGGCGGGATCGTCACGGTCACGGTTACCGGCGGCATGCAGGTGGTGTCCGTGAAGATCGATCCCGAGGTCGTCAAGTCCGGCGACGTCGAGATGCTCCAGGACTTGACGGTTGCCGCCACGAACGAGGCCCTTCGCAACGCCCGAGAGATGATGGCCAACGAACTCAAATCGCTCACCGGCGGATTGAATATCCCCGGCCTGCTCTAAACTCAAGAGGGACGGCCATGGCGGCGGTGCTCACGGGAGATCGGCGGGGCTTGTTGGGTGGGCTGATTCAGGAATTGGTGCGGTTGCCGGGAATCGGCCAAAAGACGGCGCAGCGGCTGGCATTTCATCTGCTCAAGGCCGAACGGGACGACGCGCTTCGACTGGCGGACGCTATCAAGGCCGTCAAGGATGGACTCAGCTTCTGCAACGATTGCCGCAACATCGCCGAGGGCGACCTGTGCGACCTCTGTTTGGATCCCAAGCGAGACCGAACGCGCATCGTCGTCGTGGAAGAACCCAGCACCCTCTATGCAATCGAACGGACCCGCAGTTACCACGGCCTCTACCATGTTCTGCTGGGCGCGCTCTCGCCCTTGGACGGCGTAGGACCGTCTGATATCAAGGCGCAGGAACTGATGGACCGGCTGCAGAGAGGGGGCGTCCAGGAGGTCATTATCGCCACCAACCCCACGATTGAGGGGGAGGCCACGGCTCTGTATCTGACCAAACTGATCAAACCCCTGGGAATTCGGACGTCGAGGATCGCCTACGGCATCCCTGTTGGCATGGATATCGAGTATGCGGATGAAGTGACGTTGATCAAATCCTTGGAAGGTCGCCGAGACCTCTAGCGCGCGACCAACCTCATCCGGTGCATTGATCTCAGAACCTGCACGTTGCTATGATAACGCCATGTTGAGGCGGGACTCCGAACGAACCAAATCCGCGCCCTCCCGCCGGGCATCCTTGTCCCGCCAGCCGGCGCTCCAAGACCGGTCCTCTCGCGGGTCCCAAGCGGCGAATTCTTCATCAACATCGACCCGGGACGCGCAACTGCAAGAGATCCGTCACGAGTTGGAACGGCAGCGGGCCGAGTTGCTGGAGGAGGCCGGTGTCGGGTTCGTCCAGCAGTCCAAAACCCCGGCCTTTCCCGACGTGAGCGATCAAGCGACCGCCGAAGCCGATCAGCATTTTGCCATGCGCATTCGGGAACGGGAGCGCAAGCTGATCAAGAAAATCGACGAAGCGCTCAGTCGGATCGCTGCCGGAACCTATGGCATCTGCGAAGTATGCGGAGAAGAGATCCCATTCCCCCGTCTCAAGGCCCGTCCGGTGACCACGCTCTGCATCGAGTGCAAGACACGCCAGGAAGAGCAGGAAAACGGACGACGGTAGTCTTCTCTCCTCGACGCTCAGGACGTTGGGACCGCGACCTGCCGACTCTGAGATTACCGCTGTAGATTCTTGACCCGCTCTTTCACGCGGGCCGCGCGCTCAGCCTCATCCGGATTCCCTTCGACCAGCGCTAAGTAGGTTTCATACTCGGAAATGGCCAGCTTTCGGTTGGTCGGTTCATAGGATTCAGCCAGATTGAAGCGAGCCAGCGGGTAGTTGGGCCGGAGCGTGACGGCTCTCTCGAATGAGGCGATCGCCTGGTCCCGGTCCCCCAGTTGCCGATAGATCGTGCCGAGATTATTCAGCACCTCGGGCACGTTGGGTCTGATCGCCAACGACTGCTGCATCGCCGCCTTGGCCTTCTCGGAGGCGCCCTGCGCCTCCAGAGCCAAGCCCAGCTTGTGATAGGCTTCCGCGAGCCGCACCTTGTTGGAGAATCCGCTGTTGATCGCCTTCTGATAGGCATCGGCCGCCACGTCGGCATGGCGCGTTCCGCAATAGGCAAGTTGGGCCGCCTCGCCGCGCGCGAACTGCTGCAAGGACGCGAAGGGTTCCTGATCGACCGACCCTTGTCCGGTTTTTTTGCTCTCCGCGCCGCGGACCCGATCCAAGAATTCCCTGCGATAGGGAGAGAACAACGACACGTAGGGGTCGATGGTGAATGAAGCCGTCAACAAGATGGGCTGGTCGCGCGTACCGGTGACGAGATACTGAGCGGTCGTCTTCTCGTCGCCCGTCTGGTAGAGCGAACTGGTATCCATCCGGGCCTTGCTCGGCAACTTCGGAACGGACAGATAAAAGTTCAGCACCGGTCGGAGCTGCGACAACGTCTCGCGGAGGACCGGATAGGGCTTCAAGTCGAGCCCGGCCGGATAGACAAAGAGGGCTCCGACCAGGGTGCCGTCCTGATCGAAAAACCACGCCTCCTCGCTGCCGGACTCGCTCTGGGTTTCATTGATGCGGAACTCGCGACCGGCTCCCCAGGGAATCTCTTGATGTCCGGTCGCATGGGATTGCATAAACGCGGCGTGCGTGTCGCAGAGGTGAGCCGATTTCATGAGCACCAAATCGCTTGCGGATGGAGGAAGCTGTGGGCGAGGATCGGGCGCCGCACAGGCCGTCAGCCAACAGAGGCTGGCGACTATGGCGTACCGGTCGAGCCTGGTGGCGAGCCATGCGGCTTTCCAAGCCGAACGCCGGCCGGCAGAGGAATGATCGAGGGAACTGAACATAGCCATCCCGGCGGGAGGTGCTCCTGCCGGGATCACCCATTATGCAGAGAAAAGGGTGGGCGTGTGAAGACGGAAACGCAACAAGAAGCAGGTCAGGAGCAATCAGCGCTGTCGGTACGCATCCAGCATGGCATCTTCGTTGGT
The DNA window shown above is from Nitrospira tepida and carries:
- a CDS encoding YbaB/EbfC family nucleoid-associated protein; translated protein: MSKNPFGNMASLMKQAQAMQEQMTKIQEEAASKQVTGTAGGGIVTVTVTGGMQVVSVKIDPEVVKSGDVEMLQDLTVAATNEALRNAREMMANELKSLTGGLNIPGLL
- the dnaX gene encoding DNA polymerase III subunit gamma/tau, with translation MDYQVSARKYRPGTFSDVIGQPHVVQALVNAVSSKRIAHAFLFSGTRGVGKTTIARILAKALNCEQGPTGTPCNRCVNCTEIAQGTAVDVVEIDGASNTSVDDVREIRENVKFTPFRGAYRVYIIDEVHMLSNSAFNALLKTLEEPPAHVVFIFATTELHKIPATILSRCQHYSFRRIPRAEIVERLALVAAQDDVSIEPRSLTLVARASEGSMRDALSLFDQAIALCGKTVNHDDLEQLLGAVPVELVRSFIQALERRDSLAAVEVIAALLEQGQDLRAFCADVVEYLRNLLVASVVPSVQELRGLVEAADEELTLLLEEASRFSSERLQQVFQVFSQAEDGLRLSIHPRFALEAAAIRATTMAEATAPIADSSMQARVAMPPPGKVAPSSSPAPVRTKTPTGPAANSLNQAKPRPTDPTSGRGNDRSRSGLARPLKSPDARSVSPEGLEGRRGTTKGDEPSVADASALSPKGERSQQEQRSIGPPQEALPESQQLPPLALEWEHFVECMAATHPSIASFLERGRLVEMEHGEIVLGYAKTETVARAMMEKEDNLRIMRSVAEALAGRPVTVRIAELADATPAGPTMAEARAARRREETTLLFERTRAHPLVKEALALFGADVVEVRRLGAEKEAQV
- a CDS encoding tetratricopeptide repeat protein, translated to MAMFSSLDHSSAGRRSAWKAAWLATRLDRYAIVASLCWLTACAAPDPRPQLPPSASDLVLMKSAHLCDTHAAFMQSHATGHQEIPWGAGREFRINETQSESGSEEAWFFDQDGTLVGALFVYPAGLDLKPYPVLRETLSQLRPVLNFYLSVPKLPSKARMDTSSLYQTGDEKTTAQYLVTGTRDQPILLTASFTIDPYVSLFSPYRREFLDRVRGAESKKTGQGSVDQEPFASLQQFARGEAAQLAYCGTRHADVAADAYQKAINSGFSNKVRLAEAYHKLGLALEAQGASEKAKAAMQQSLAIRPNVPEVLNNLGTIYRQLGDRDQAIASFERAVTLRPNYPLARFNLAESYEPTNRKLAISEYETYLALVEGNPDEAERAARVKERVKNLQR
- the dksA gene encoding RNA polymerase-binding protein DksA, with product MLRRDSERTKSAPSRRASLSRQPALQDRSSRGSQAANSSSTSTRDAQLQEIRHELERQRAELLEEAGVGFVQQSKTPAFPDVSDQATAEADQHFAMRIRERERKLIKKIDEALSRIAAGTYGICEVCGEEIPFPRLKARPVTTLCIECKTRQEEQENGRR
- the recR gene encoding recombination mediator RecR, whose product is MAAVLTGDRRGLLGGLIQELVRLPGIGQKTAQRLAFHLLKAERDDALRLADAIKAVKDGLSFCNDCRNIAEGDLCDLCLDPKRDRTRIVVVEEPSTLYAIERTRSYHGLYHVLLGALSPLDGVGPSDIKAQELMDRLQRGGVQEVIIATNPTIEGEATALYLTKLIKPLGIRTSRIAYGIPVGMDIEYADEVTLIKSLEGRRDL